The DNA region TTACTTAGATTTAAGAAGCCATCATAGTTGCTAACTGAGACAAGTTTAGCCAGATGAACTCGAAAGTTCAAGTAGGTGACAAATTCAATTGCTTCACTTAAAGTGGATGATAttgaatgtttttaaacttaCCTTTAGGTGCGAAAGAGGTACCCTCTGTTCACTTCAAATTGCTGAACTTGCGAAGGGGTCTAGAAAACGTGCGTGCGGAAACACCTCGTCTCATTTTACCTTTTCAGACACAGATAACACCGCCACACAATGATACCATTCACTTAAAAATGActggttttttttgtaaatactaTGGGGATTTATATGTCCAgtaatgacaaaaagaaagattaacGAAGCATTTTGGTTCAAAATAATTGCACCAGTCATAATCTTTCATGTAACGGCTGACTTAGTTCCGTCCACCTTTTAATTCATAGCCGACGTTTTCAATCTTTTCTCCGGTTTGAGGAGCTTTCTAAGAAAGCACCATTTCAATAATTCAAGCAACTTTGTCGGGGATTTTCACCAAAGAGTGAAAATCTAACGCCTTCAAACGGTGATGTCTTTTACGTAAAAACATGTCTATTGTTTGCCTTTTCGGCTACCAAATCGCAAAAAGTTAATGACATTTACAATTCAGTGTTGCTCTTGAGACAAACGGATGCTCACAGGTAAAATTTCTTGAGAAATTGTTCAAAAGCAaaatcttgaaaagaaaataaataaaagattagCTTCCACGAGACTTGATACCTGGCCACCTGAATGTTGTTAAGACGTTCCTAACGATTGAGTAACCAAGCCACATTTTTCGTTCACCACAATGATTAGCTCTGTCCACGAGATTATAAAATGAGAGAACTCATACCCCATACGTACCCCTATTccaatgataaatttttttaaatctaattttagTGCACGTTCCTGCAGTACgactattttgaaaacaaaagctaaTCGTTTAGTGGTTCTATGGTTAAATTTGATGTGTGATGTTTGGCAGCCTGCAGTTTGGGGTTTGTGGTGTTCATTATGATGACGTAGTGACTTTTTTTGGTCAAGACGATAAAGACACCCGCTAAAAAAGCATGACCTCTGCGCGTTACTCTTGAGTTATCTCTCAAcgaaaaaaggattgaaaaaatTCTCTTAATGCATGACTCATGATATCTCACTTGAACTGACATGCCTGTATTAACCTCTGCAACTGTCTGCTGAACGTGATTTGTTGGTTAAACTGTTTACAGAGGAAATTGTTTGAATAAATGACAGTTGCGCCCTTATGAGATGACTGTTGGATGCTGACGGGCTGAGGTAGGTAACCAGGATGAACTTGGTAACCtggctgaaataaaaagataagaTTGAAAATCCCTACCACCAAGTCTTCCGTCTTCCGTCTTCCGTAGTTCATCCCCAACGCTGATCCCTAACCCATTACCCCTCGGAAGAACTTAGAAGGTAAATGGAGAAAAAGTTTATGCATATTATATGAATGTATATgtaattccttttatttctgttgatgtattataattaaaaaatggaaaaataaacagacaagcaaacaaacagaaaaaaataaacaattgcTTTCTAGTATTGGCTATGAGAAGGAAAGTTTGATATTTTAGTACTTTCTGAAACGAAGCTGGATTCCAGTTTTCCAGATAGTCAATTTATGGTCACCGGATATCGAATGTGTAGGGCTGACAGAAACATACATGGCGGTGGTTTATTGGTCTATATCCGCGCAGGCCTCTGCTTTAAAGTCATTAAAGACCTTCCCAATCTTCGATTATGTGAGCGTGAACGGTACAAGACTGAATCGATTGTGCTGAAGGTGAGGATAGCTAAGAAGTGGGAAACCATCGTCGGTATCTGTAGACCTCCAACATCTGCGTCTGTCCCACAATCGCTATAGAAATTTGAACTATCCTCTATACTTGAGGCGATCACAATACTTCCTGGTAACTTCTTTTTCGTAGGCGACTTTAACTCGGATATGTTACTACCAGACAAGCCGCCAAGGGATGGTAGAGTTATGGCAAACCTACTTGATATTTACGACTTGAAGAATTTAATACATGAGGCCACCCGTATTACCAAGACATCAGAAACCCTACTGGACCTTTTTCTCACTGACAACTTGAGAAAAACACAATCATCGGGCGTAGTCCATGTTAATATAAGTGATCACTCTCTTGTGTTTGCCATGCTCAGGGCATCGGAACCGAGAATACGATCTCGGAAAATACAATTCAGAAgccttaaaaattttgataaacagcATTTTCTACATGATTTGCATAATGTTCCTTTCCAAGTAGCTGAAATATTTGACGACGTTGACGATAAGCTCTACGTGTTTGATTGTCTATACGAGGACATTCTTGGTGAGCATGCACCTTTGAAATAGGTCCGCATAAGGGGAAATCAAGTTCCCTTTATGAATGAACAATGGCGCAAAGCTATTCGCCAGAAAAACCGTTTGTGGAAACGTTTCATCCGCGAAAGAACTGATACTAATTATGAATTGTACAAGAGACAAGGGAACATTGCACTTCTCTAAGACGTAAAGCTATTAAAACTTTCTTCGACAAGAAAAGTGAGTCGGAAAACCCAAGGGAGTTTTGGGACACATACCGCCCATTTTTGCATTCAAGGAAAAGCACGCAAGCAAATGACATAATATTTAAAGAACACGATGTCGTGataacagacaaaaacaaatgGCGGAGCTTTAATAGTTATTTTGTCAACGTCGCGGACGGCGTTATTAGAGTTATGGGAAAGAGTTGGATGCGCATCCTAGCATTCGGGCGATTTTCAACAACAATGAACAGCTCGCTGTGAGAAACAAATTTGCTTTTCAATATACTTATAAAACCCAAGTGGAAGCTTTGTTACTCAAAATCAACTCCCGCAAATCCTGTGGTCATGACGGAATACTACCGCGACTGGTAAAAGAGTCTGCCAACGCGATTGCTGGTCCTATTGCTGCAATAATGAATCACTCGATCAGGACAGGACAGCATCCGTCGCGCTGGAAATTAGGTCAAGTTActcctttatttaaaaaggacGATGAACTGAACAAAAGCAATTATCGACCAGTGACCGTTTTACCTGCGCTCAATAATGTTTTCGAGAGGCTGCTTTCAGCTCAAATGGGCGACTTTTACCAAAACATATTGTCCGAATACGTATCTGCCTACAGAAGGCACCATAGCTGTGAGACATCTTTGCTTAGGCTGACTGAGGACTGGAGGCGTAGTCTAGATAATAAAGAGATCGTGGCGGTTATATCAATGGATTTGTCAAAAGCTTTCGACACCGTACCTCATGCTTTGCTACTAGCGAAACTGAAAGCGTATGTTTTGCATGAATCCAGCTGTGCCCTTATCGGTGActacttataataataataaaaaaaaaaactttatttacatgtCAAATAAGATAGCAGTTTCCCACTAAGTAAGGACACCTAAACTAAACTAATCTAATCTATATAAAActatgcattaaaaatttattggaatATGATAAAAGAGCTCTTCCCATATAAAACTACCCTACCCCGAAATAGTAGACCCCATGTTTATAATACCCTACCCTGTATAATAAGATAATAACCTTAATATAATGAgataataagataataataattacaataatatgatcttgataatatttaaaatatttaagatttaCATAAAATACAGTTCTTGCAATTATTCGAAGAGATTAAACTTTGTATATCTACTTTATGTAAAGCGTTTTTAACTTGACGGATAGAATGCAGCGAGTGAAAATTGGTGATACTTATTCGGATTGGATGAGCTTGAAGCGTGGTGTGCCTCAAGGTAGCGTCCTGGGACCCATGTTTTTCAACATGTTCCTCAATGACCTCATCTTTCACATTAAGTCTGTAAAACTAAACACTTATGCTGATGACTGCCAACTGCACACATCTGACGTAGACCCAGTAGCCTTGGAACAGCGGATCAATCATGATGTACAAATAGCAAACAAATGGTTCGAAGACAATGGGATGAAAGCCAACCCCGCTAAACACCAAGGGATAGTTCTTGGCAAAACCGACTACCCTTTCTCCTTCTCAACCACAAGATGCCTGGAACTTTTTGGAATAATTCTTGATAATGAACTTAATTTCAAGGAACACATATCCTCTGtacgtaaaaaaataaataatcagttcAGTGTCTTCAAAAGATTTGGCAAACTTATTTCTACCGAAATTATGCTTCGCCTTTATAAAACGTTTATGTTACcccattttcactactgttcaaTGATATGGCACTTTTGTAATTCAGAGGACTCTGTTAAACTGGACACCTTAGATAGACgtattttaagatttgttttaaaggactGGGACTCGAACTATGATGATCTTTTTAGACAAGGCAGGTGTGTGTGGTTTAGCCAACAGGAGGATACAAAATATGATGATTTGTATATTCAACTGTCTCCATCTTGGTAAATATCCGTGCTATTTGAAACAACTAATCAAGCTAAGATCTGCTGCTTACTCCCCAAGGGGCACCAATATTTTATGACTTCCTAAGCCGTTTACAACCACATATGGTCTAAATTCTTTTAGCTATTCATCTGTTAAGTACTGGAACTCCCTCCCTGACCACTTTAGAAAGACTGTAGATTATAGTGAATTTAAGCGCAAACTGTTAGTGCACGGTTTCTGTTAATATTACATTAATATtacattatattattatattaatgattattatattattatattatgaatttttttttctcttttcagcctgtaacttttaaaattagtaattagGATCGGAGATACTAGCTTGTAAGCTACACTGAAATCCGAGGATAAATAAAgcttatgtatgtatgtatgtatgtatgtatgtatgtatgtatgtatgtatgtatgtatgtatgtatgtatgtatgttacGAACAATGCGTTTCGATGCGTCATTTTTGTTGATacaataactttaaaattttccacCATGAAGCAATTGTAGTCAAAAGTGTATcacagttgaagtttcctgaaACAAATCGTCtccaacaaagaaaaaaataccaagCCCGGTATGATATGACAAAAACACTTATATTGTACCgtgatcatttctttacaaacttaaagATCAATTAGATGCGATCGTAGAGGATTTTTAGCCTGTGAAGTAAATCTTCTTGAGACAATTTGATTATTTCAAAAGAGATTTCAAACCTCCATCCCAGGTTTGGGTAACACTTAACCTGCTGTCGTGTAATTTAGATTCAGAAATTTGGCAAGAGTTGAATCATggataaaacagaaaataacatAGATAACGGATTGGCGCACCCTCTTTGTATTCCTCTGGTTGAGGATTgagttttttcatatttcaatttgCACTGACCTGAAAAATCTGGTCCAATTTCATACATAGTCTTTGGGAGAGTACCCCTTCCCTTTCTGCATTAAGAACAAAACTCAAGCCTCAATCGATCAGTCCATTTCTTATTGAAAATGTTGGAAAAGAATATAGTAGATTAGGTTTGTACCAATCAGCCCGCTTTAAAGAAGCGGAATAAACTGGAAGAGCATTGAGGGAGGTTGATCGTGGACTCCTGCAGACTGACAAAGTCAGAAGTACCCCTCTTTAGTTACCTCTGCCAAACTCACCAACACAAACAACTGACGTGTGCTTAAGCTTGAAATTGTGTGGAAACTTGATAAAGCTGCTCAACAGGCTGACCGAAACTAGATACATGCATTATATTGGAAAGGTAGTTCCATGTTTATTCCTATCGTATCAGTTGAATTCAGATTGCATCTAAAAAAACTAAATACgtaattatttcagttttctacAGTGAACAGggttaatatatagatttagccaagcctaaaagcggagctcgcacTTTTTTcttcccgcacgtctcaagggcacaacgccttgccccgactaggactagaacccgggtcgtccaaCTCGGAAcccactggactactgaacaaagccgtagCGTTGGCGTGCCCCGCGGTACAattgaccacgcatgttaaaagtagcaccttgtacggtcgtacggtcgtacatcccAATTTtctcggcttgatgggttactactattttgtatgaGGTTTATGaataacaatgaagaaaaaCGTCATAAATGTTTAAAACTGTACCTGTTGATAGAGAAGCCACAATCTGTCAGATGTTTTTTGTAAATGATTGCTTTTTTCCAGACAGGGAAGTTACGTGTAGTGTGACACAAGGATGAATGTATGAAAGGAAGAAAGGCATATTGGGTCTTGGTTATAGCAATTTTATAGTAGCCGTTCGCATGACGGAAAataaatggcattctctttgtaaaaaaaaatcaagcggAAAAAAGGATGATTATGTTGCTTCTGTTTTCTGAAGAAAGttgaaatgaactgaaacatcacAATACTTTATCACTAACAAAGTTTTTAGAGTCCCGTTGACAGCGAAACAGCGAGGCAGTCGATTGTATAGAGTGATACGGTCCGGGCAAGGGTAGACCTGCATGAGTCAGTGTCCGCGGCAACGCTAGGCGTTTCGAAACCCTGAGCACAAGACATCCACAAACTAGAGTGGCTCTGATAATGACTTCCACACCATTTTTTGAAACTTCAATCACTGCCGACGACGATATGGTCCTGTAGAAGACGATTTTGAGCCAGGCAACAATGCGACACATGACCAGGGGCGACTGAATTTCACTCTCAGAACTCACATCATTTGCGCATGCcgggaaagaaaagaaatcccTCTAAAATGTGCAGATCTAAACTTACCATTTTATAATGAGTGCTTTCAAATACTCACAGAATATATGAAGATCTAtgcaaaagtttttcttcttaGAATGTGTTTACGTATTCGATTCTTACACTGCTAGGTTCAACAGTTAAGACGATATTCGTTTGATTTTAATTCTATTGTTTTCTTCTCCCACACACAGGTGTGGACTGCTTGAGCCAATATGATGTCAACCGCTGACCTGTGACGCAGCTACATTTGTTAGGTTACCTCCTGGCGATTTGTCGAAGAAGTTCGCTCATTCATTCTCTTCCAGTTCCGCGGGTTCTGAAAGACTTCAGGATTCTTAACCAGATATCTCGTTTCCTTTCACAAACCGGTAAGTATTGTTCTTTACACCAAATTTGTACTTTTCTTGTAAAATGCCGAAGAGTGTCGATCTTTGTCGACTATTTAGACAAAGTCCATTTGAAGCGGAAATTTCGATTACTTTGTTTTAGAACCGTGTCGCTCATGAATTTCAGACTTGATAGCTATAATTGTCCATTGAAACAAACTAATCTATGCAGTCTTTGTCAGGACTCCGTATCCAAGATCACGTGGACATCTTTTGACCGAAGCAATTAAAAATGGGAAATAATACTTCATGGCACCGCTTCTTTTACTTTGTGGAAGATTATGCAAAGTAAAATTAGTGAGAAGCAAAGAATTGCTAAATTGCCTATTTGAAATCAACTTCACTCGTCGAAGACTTGCTATATGTCAGAGGTTTTCACAAACCTCTGCTCATGCTTGAGAAATTCTGCAAGATTTTAGGACAATTCAGTGACAAagattcagttgaaaatttcccTCGGTCACTGATTGAGTCTCACTTGACATTACTTTTTAAACAGGAAGGCTAGCAATTTTTAAATTACCTCATTTTCGGATCTTATCGCTAGAAACTGAAACGCGAATCCTTGAATCCTACAAATTCTGTTTTAGATTCTGTCTATAATGAATCCACCCAAAGTTTAAATCTTTTAATTCGCATCTAAACTACAGTAAAATGCAAATATGATGTCTTGTTCAAGAGTCCGGGTATTGATTTCCTCTAAAAAAGCTTCCCCTAAGAAACAAATCTTTAGACCTTGTGAGGGTTCTACTGATCACTTTGAGAAATACTAAAAGTTTATGAATCTAACAAACTTGCACGTGGTTCATAAATTTACTTTCTGTATCTCATGCGTCTCTGCTTAAACGGCGTGCAAGATATTAGATATTTGCAAATTGAGAAGTGGCACTCTAAGCTAGGTGTTGGACGGAGCATTCAGTTGATTTCCGATTACTTTTGAACGATTTAAGATAAATATACGAACTTATATCAAGCAAAAACTAGGTAAAAATTATGAAAGCTTTCAGTTTGATTCCCACGCGAAATTAATAGATACTTATAAGCAAAGTAGAAAACGGCGAATGCATCCATGAAGCACAGAAACACTTTCAAAGTATTCCTTGATTCTCTCGCGAGCGGTCCTTCGGAAATAACATCGTGTCTCCTTGGAGCGAGTGACGAAAATCCAGTGCTTCTTCATAATCCAAAATATCCTCGTTCGCTCGACCACCTTCGACGCCGTTTTCAAATATTCAGGCATTTTCTCCAGCGCATTATCATAATGAACAATACAAGCAAAGCCCTGTAATGTCGGGCATAGTGCCAGTTCCCCAAGATTTCTTTCGATAAGTAACATACTCGCTAAGTCTAATTCTTCCAAGTCGAGGATGACGATTCTGGCTTGTGTAGGACACTGAAAAAGAAGTTCGAAATATGAAATGCCTATCTGAAAAATATTATTCGTGTGTCACGGTCTATAGAAACAAGTCCAGTAATACGCAATGATGTCTTATATGTAATTTTATAGTATTTTCAACTTAATGAACTTACTGAGGAAGTTTAAGCTTCAAACACCCTATCACAAtaatctggaaaaacaaaatataaccACTAAGGTTGAGAGTTTTCGACAATGAATCGGCATGATGCGATGATGCCGCGATTGGCGATAGCCGATTGAACACAGATTTAGCTCACGAAAACAATTAATTATACTTGCTTGACAAGCCATCATGAAACAGTAAATATAAAACCAATGTAAATATTACAGTTATGGTTTTCTCACGTTCTGTATAAATTTTACCAAAGTTTAAAAGCGTTACTATCCTCTACTTTGCTCAAAATTCTCCACAAGATTTACATCGACTTTTCAATATTAGCAACACAATAACCAAACAAAAGAGTCAGATCTCATAAACCTCAATCAGATTCAATAGTGGTCGAAGGGCATCTATTTCTCTCGACTCTTCCTTGCCGTTCGAGTTATTCCTTGAGTCTGATTCAAAATATCCTTCCTTTAGACGAACAGTCAAACGCCTTTCCACAAATCGCGGAGACTTGAAAATGAGGACATGAAAATCGTTGAAGGGTAATCATGGGATAAACAGCCCAAGAAAATAATACTGCTTAACCATGGTATACCTGGCTGTTCGTTCCTATTTACTAAAAtcatgtatattttttcttttcagaataaAACTGAACATGGAACAGAACACACAAGTGAACCCAGGTGCGACTCTCATATACTGACTCAAATTGCTGCAACTTTACTGACCCGTTAAACTCAAGGCACCCTTTTTAAATTCAAGGCGACTCTGACCACTTTCAATGGACACTGTCCACTGAGCAGTGTTGTGATGTACGAGTTCAATCATAACTGATCAAGATATCTTTAAAACATGCCGTTTTCAGATAATCCTCCACCCTACACACCACAGGCTCCTGTTACGGCTCAACCAGCCTACCAACCTCAACTCAGTGGTACTGCTCAGCCCGGTTACCCAGCACAGTCAGGTTACCCAGGACAGCCTGGTTACCCAGCACAGCCTGGCTTCCCAGCACAGCCTGGTTACCCAGCACAGCCTGGGCAGCAGCCTCAGCCTGGGTATTCTCCTCAATATGGTTACCCGCAAACGCAGCAACCAGGCTATCCTCCACAGCCCACCCAACATGTCCAACAAAGTACCACAGTGGTCAACATGCAAGCACCTGTAAGTTTCTTATCGGCTTTTTATAACAGAACTGAAACTCCTCCTCGACaagataactttggttttattaattttggttttaccaTTCGCTccaacgtcagctttgaaactctttacagaggccaatttacgttatcaacttcGTCGACATAACCAACATTATCTTGCTATACTTCCCctctgacgcagcaccacagtttctctagaaacttaccccctttatcttCCTCGACCAGCTAGccatgaaaacttgaaaaatccAGAGGAAATGGGGATTTTACTCGCGTACCATACATCTATCAAGGAAAGGCTATATGTTATTGATTTTGCGCGTGAAAAATCTACGCTCAGGTTGAAGGATACCATTAGATTTGGCAATTGATAATGATAAACCAATAAGGCCCAAGAGTTGCTAAGGATAAAGAGGACAAATAGGACTCCAATAGTCAACTTGAAAACTTTAAGCTCAAACCCCTTGTgtaccttaaacatttttaaacaaaatggcGACTGCAACCTTCTCACTACCGCCCTCATACAAGAGCGCGGATCTCCCTGATTAGCAATAGAGCCAAACTACCATAAATTGACATTATTTAATCGGAAATTCGCAATGGTTAAACGTGAAACTCGCGTTTAGTGCATCCGACTATTCGGAATTTGCATGTAACATGGATGTTTCGGAACGCGAGGAGTTTGATATATCTGGAACCTGTACGTTGTCATTTTCACAAAGGAATCCAAATATACTTCGTTTTTGGGTTTTATATCACTATTTTTAGCTCACTAGttagaatttctctttttctgacCTTATGTAAGGCTCCAATTATGACATCATAGTTTCGAGCCCTTACACCTCTCCTAAAGAATCACGATCAAAAACGGAAATATCTCTAAATAGAATACCCTGGACGGGTAAAAACACAGTTCTCTTTCTATACATGCATTGCGAGCTTTCTtgtcatttcaaaaagttttttgattttctcttttgttctcTTTGGAAGGCTCCGACGATCATCATGCCTATGGCTTTTCCTCCTCCCAATTGGTTGGCCCTGTCCATATTCACATGCCTTTTTTGCTTCCCAATTCTTGGAATAGCTGCAATCATTTTCTCCATTATGGTAAGTGTATCTTTCATGATATCCTGAAATATCCTGAAATAGGTAGCCTCAACTGGGTTGTCTATCATTTAAGAAAATCTCCAAAACTAAATTATTTTCCTACCGTGAATGGCTCCTTATAATTTCATTATTCAGTCTAGTTTAAAAATGTGCAGTACTAAGAGTCCTGTAGCTGCTGTTATGTtccaatttcaaaaagaaaatctatTTCATGAATCTTCCTTTAACTCATTGATGTACTAGCCATTCGTTTCAGCTGGCGAAGTAATGTATGAAAGACAGCCTCCAAAGAATGATCGTCTATTTAGCTGTATATATCCTCGGCAAATTCTAATTATTTTCGTTTGGTGCAATTCTATTTCAAAATCCGAAATTACCTTCTTCGACATTGTATTTGAACAGTTTCTAAACAATACTAATACTAACAACAATTGGGAGTGAACATTTTAGTACTTTatctaaaattttattgttaatacTCTTACCGATCATTCAACTGCTGTCTATTCAGGTGGACAGTTCATATGCAGCAAGAGACTACGACGGCGCTTGGAGGAATTCACAAATCGCCAAGTGGCTGAATATTATCTCTATCGCCATGGGATGCTTCATGTTCGTGCTTGTTATAATCTTAATAGCGGCTtagtaaaaaattaaaccaaacaaacaaacaaaaccatcAATCTCCCGCTTTTTATCAGTGCAATTAGAGTGAGCTTTCTCGAGTACTTTTGCCTCAATATTTAGTCAACCAAAACGCTGCTTCTGTAAGTTAAAACATTAAAACGAGTTTTACACACCCATTGTTTGCGGTGTCTTAATAGAAAGATTGAAAACGTACAAACTTGTCGAAGATCAGTATAAAGCATGCAGGgatgtgtttaacaaaactcaTTAAAATTTGGTCATAATGATAATCggaattaaaatagaaatgataaataaatttcttacGCAGAGTTGTTTCCAACAGAAACTCTCCACAAAGGCTgatttattttacattattgTCTCGTTCCCTCAACAATTGTATGCTCTTAAATCTTACCTCCCTCGGTTAGTATCATGCAAATTAGAAGTCGGTACGACCAGTTTTTATGATAAAGGCTAAGTGCAAATGATGCCAAGGTTAACAGATGCTGATAAAGTCTGATATGTATTTTGGAGTCAGATCATTACTTCTCAAGCCTAAAAGGGAAAACGAGCAAGGAAAGAAACGCTACAATTATAATATGTGAACAGTCTTCTCCCAAATCTTGAAATGATAAGAGATACTGAGTTCTTGTGCTCTACGGCTGGCATGGTCagcaaatatttcttaaaatagTATAAATAGGCCTGCATTTCAACCACGTTGAGCTCATATTTCACATTGCATTAGTATCATGCAAATTAGAAGTCGGTATCATGCAAATTAGAAGTCGGTACGACCAGTTTTTATGATAAAGGCTAAGTGCAAATGATGCCAAGGTTAACAGATGCTGATAAAGTCTGATATGTATTTCGGAGTCAGATCATTACTTCTAAAGCCTAAAAGGGAAAACGAGCAAGGAAAGAAACGCTACAATTATAATATGTGAACAGTCTTCTCCCAAATCTTGAAATAATAAGAGATACTGAGTTCTTGTGCTCTACGGCTGGCATAGTCagcaaatatttcttaaaatagTATAAATAGGCCTACATTTCAACCACGTTGAGCTCATATTTCACATTGTATTACAAACGGTCAGGAACAAGCAAACCTTGCCTAATGGatttattcaagaaaataatCGCCAAGAATTACTTTTGTCCAATTTTATCTAAAATAGATTTAACAAACGTTCCGATCCCGAAAAcatattgtaaaatttatttcttagaATGCAATGCATTATCTTCattgactttgaaaattttatgttGATATATCCCACTTTGTAATGGTTGGCTGGAAATACCAAAACGTGGGTCAGAATGTGGCCATTATAAAGAAGTTCGCTTCCGAAGTCAAGTACTATGTAACtatgtaaaacattttaaatatcacTACTTACCGCTTTTTGAGATTCCAGAGTGTAACTGAGTTGTTCAAAAATTGTCGTCAAATGTGGTTCAAGTTTGGGCGCCGCCATTTTTAAAACGCTCAATAACCAAACAGCACTTCCACG from Pocillopora verrucosa isolate sample1 chromosome 1, ASM3666991v2, whole genome shotgun sequence includes:
- the LOC131771632 gene encoding annexin A7-like — protein: MEQNTQVNPDNPPPYTPQAPVTAQPAYQPQLSGTAQPGYPAQSGYPGQPGYPAQPGFPAQPGYPAQPGQQPQPGYSPQYGYPQTQQPGYPPQPTQHVQQSTTVVNMQAPAPTIIMPMAFPPPNWLALSIFTCLFCFPILGIAAIIFSIMVDSSYAARDYDGAWRNSQIAKWLNIISIAMGCFMFVLVIILIAA